One part of the Vitis riparia cultivar Riparia Gloire de Montpellier isolate 1030 chromosome 15, EGFV_Vit.rip_1.0, whole genome shotgun sequence genome encodes these proteins:
- the LOC117932004 gene encoding anther-specific proline-rich protein APG-like: MARTRGTKSSSPSAQKPTPREVPVQASTSEPPRSEVVPPPVKPTPKKRQAKPTLQTPPARRYFTRSGGRPLQKRARVESSEPIDLTGQSPVPSPEPSPVPPPAPSAKPQASQPPPPEPQIQSATAPEAIIRRPMLTQPPIEGNFDCRARPFHSELCFDTAVFQLRPELEGLFQLLRRHHMEQLLTPRDFFYPRVAMDFYQSMTTQ, translated from the coding sequence atggcacgaaccagaggCACTAAGTCTTCCTCTCCCTCCGCCCAAAAGCCAACGCCGCGTGAGGTGCCTGTGCAAGCTTCAACCTCTGAGCCTCCACGGTCGGAAGTCGTTCCGCCTCCTGTGAAGCCCACGCCAAAGAAGCGCCAGGCCAAGCCGACATTGCAAACGCCGCCGGCAAGGCGCTACtttaccaggtcagggggccgtCCTCTACAAAAGCGAGCTAGAGTGGAAAGCTCGGAACCCATCGACTTGACAGGGCAATCCCCTGTTCCATCTCCAGAGCCATCTCCGGTGCCACCTCCGGCACCGTCGGCGAAGCCTCAAGCAAGCCAGCCGCCGCCTCCTGAGCCCCAAATTCAGTCTGCAACAGCTCCGGAAGCGATAATCAGGCGTCCAATGCTCACTcagccaccaattgaaggcaattttgATTGCCGAGCTAGGCCATTCCATTCTGAGCTGTGTTTTGACACAGCCGTCTTCCAGTTGCGGCCAGAACTTGAAGGATTGTTCCAATTGCTGCGCAGACATCACATGGAGCAGCTTCTGACCCCGCGAGACTTCTTTTATCCAAGAGtggccatggatttttatcaatcCATGACCACTCAATAG